A genomic stretch from Perognathus longimembris pacificus isolate PPM17 chromosome 5, ASM2315922v1, whole genome shotgun sequence includes:
- the LOC125351523 gene encoding 28S ribosomal protein S24, mitochondrial-like, with product MAASSFLQRVGRQVLLRSGSLPCAWSALHITAVCTKNGAARVRVGKGDKPVTYEEAHAPHYVAHRKGWLSLHTGNLDGEDHAAERTVEDVFLRKFMLGTFPGCLANQIVLKRQANQVEICALVLRQLPAHKFYFLIGYTETLLSHFYKCPPVRLHLQTVPSKVVYKYI from the coding sequence ATGGCGGCGTCCTCCTTTTTGCAGCGTGTGGGGCGGCAGGTGCTGCTCCGGAGTGGGAGCCTGCCTTGCGCCTGGAGCGCCTTGCACATCACCGCAGTCTGCACCAAGAACGGGGCAGCGCGAGTTCGCGTGGGCAAGGGAGACAAGCCGGTGACATATGAGGAGGCGCACGCACCGCACTACGTTGCCCATCGCAAGGGCTGGCTGTCCCTGCACACAGGTAACCTGGATGGGGAGGACCATGCTGCAGAGCGAACAGTGGAAGATGTTTTCCTTCGTAAGTTCATGCTGGGTACCTTCCCAGGGTGCCTGGCCAACCAGATAGTCCTGAAGCGACAGGCCAATCAAGTGGAGATCTGTGCTCTGGTCCTGAGGCAGCTGCCAGCACACAAGTTCTACTTCCTCATAGGCTACACTGAGACTCTGCTGTCTCACTTTTACAAATGTCCTCCTGTGCGACTCCACCTCCAAACTGTGCCCTCAAAGGTGGTATATAAGTACATCTAG